DNA sequence from the Nakaseomyces glabratus chromosome E, complete sequence genome:
ATTCAAACAAACAGTAATGACGAAAATAGTATTTTGCATTATTACGAGCAATTTCTGGAACGATAAGCATCTCCGGAATCATAATTTCAGCCAGAAAGAAACATATCTTACAATGCTTCTTGGTTACTCTGGTCAAGGCAGTAGAACAGAGACGTATTCATGATCAAGTTAAGATATGAAACATGTCTACTGTCGAACATTAGCATATTGACGAAGTCCAGTATATAATTTGGGTTAGCCTCTCTGATAGGTACGTCATATTAAATTCTTATTTATCTTTACATAGAAAATTCACGTTGATATATGTTTATACTCGATTAGTCAAGTTGAGGAGTAGAGCTCTGCTGAGCTAGTTCATACCCTTTTTGTAACTGCTCAAACATTGTCTTGGCTTCATCAGCGTTAGCAACCTTATTGTTCAACAGAGCTTGTATATCACTCCAAGGTACAGAGGCTGGAGTACGGGCCTCAATTGTTGGTGGAGTAGacttgatttcttcttccttggCGATCATCACAGTTATGGCGGCATTTGAGACACCCAAGTCCTTCAAAACCATGTTATCATGTAGAACTTTACCCTTTAGTAGTAGCTTCACGGATTGAATGTGGCGACAGTGGCCCTCATCGACCACTCTTTGCTTAACGGTAAATACAGTGGCATCACTACCAAACTTGTCAGTGAATGTGAACTTTGGTGGTCTGATACTCTTCAAAGTTAGCTCTACAGAAGCGGTGGCATCAGCACCTGAAGGTAATTGCTTGCTAACTCGAGTTGGATCGTATTTGTACTTGAGAGCAGGTAGCGCAACACCGATTGAGTTAACGTCCTTCAAGGGTTTCTGGTAATTTTGCGCAAACTTTGGCTCTTGCAAAGTGGCAAGAGTGAGAAACTTGCTAGCAAATTCAAATTCTGGGGTAGCCATCTGTCTCTGTTGTGGTCAATAAAGACTTTATCTgttcttgttttcttctACATCGATACAAAGCTCTATTGCTTCCAATCTTTGTGTTTTTATAAGTCTTTTTTCTTGcaatttgacaaaaaaattcgGATTTGCAACTTGTGTAAAGGGTCCAAGAATAAaagagctcatcgcaagaaGTTAAAAAGCCACTCCAGTTCGATATACGGGTATATCGACAAGGATTAAAGCTATTCCGACTGTATTGTTAGGCGGCAAGATGGACAGCTCTACGTTGCAAGATGGGATGGTTAGCACCATCAACAGTGGCACGCTATCGAAGCAGCCAACAGATATGTATACCGATTTAGAGGATAATGAAAACAGATTTTATACTAATAGTGATGTGATCCTGGAGGAAGGGACGTTAGGCTCGTCGCTGGGGCGCTCTAGTCGGCGAACACATGAGAAAGGTGAGGATGTTCAGGATCCagttttcttcaatgttCATGAGGTGACAGAGTCATACTTTGCGGATATTACTAATCCTACTGTATTTAGGGACCATGATGAGGACCATAGCTTGTGTGTTACCCATTTCATGAACGTGTACGCTTCGCAGGACTCCAGACTGTTTGAGGAGACCCGCGTCGTAAGAATACCGAGGAGGTTCGATATGGGTAATAGGTGGTACCCTATGTTCAGCGACTTGCTGCCTGGATCAGAGCCCGGTGCCATATTACATGACACCGATGGGCTGCAATTCGTACCAAGGGGTATTACTCAGGATGGAAATGTATACGGCTATTCCAGTGTGTCGCCATTGTCTTTGTACTTAACACAGCAACATTTCCAGGAGATAGTCACTACGATAAACGACATACTACTTGCTACGTACTCCACGTACGGTTTCTATAACATATTAAACATTATATTAGAGGTATTCACGTTGGGGTTGTGGAGCTACGTGTGCAAAAGGATCAACTACGCATTATCCATTGATCCCATGAAAAGACTAGACGTCTATGTACGTGAGCTTAATGCTTCCCCTGCATTTGTTGAGGCCCAGATCAAATTGATCAACCCAAGAGACTCAGGTTTCCTGTCTTTAGACTTCCAAATACCGAAACCTAAAAGCATAAGCACGCAATAATATTTCCCTTTGAGGTAGACCAGCTCACCCTCGTTGAATGGAGGCAGTGGGCCCACTTATGGAAGGATCCACCAAAGCTATGCCCCATTACGCCAAATCAAATCACCAATAACTTGTCCTAAAAGGGTAAGTTACAAGCACCTTTTGACCAATTTCGTTCCTGGCTTCTCTCATCCGTCTCCATGGCCATGGTGTTCCCAATAAGAGAGAGAATACAGTGGTTGCACTGGCCCCCCCAGTACGCTCTAGGCTGGACgcttttttctcttttctgGCGTAGGCAGAGAATTTTTTGGCGTTTCGTGGTGTCGTAGGCAGAAGGGGAAAAATGACGTTCTGCCTGGAAGGGGAAATTGCGCACGCAGGCAGCCAGAGGTGCAGAAAGAGGGCAGCCATATGTTCGATGAAGTTGGTATAATTGCAGTTATCGAAGTTACAATGACTAGTACGCCAATTGCCAATTACCCAATTACCCAATTACCCAATTACACGAATTCTATAGTGAAGGAAATTGGtgttctttttattttaaaaatggATGAAGTGGCTCTAACTCAGACGCTAAAATGCTTTAACTTTTGGCGATCACAGCTATGAAAAGCCATAAGCTATCATCATCGATAACAATTTTgatcatatatataaccAGACCTTTTTATTGCAATGATGAGGATATCAATTATGGATGTTTCTCTCTCTTGTAAAACATATAGGAAAGATAAGACAACTATTCAAAACTAATTACATATACCACTTACAACCATGAGCGAATACAAGAAAGCTTTGCATGTTCTTATGAAGTCGCCAGTCACTGACGATATAGTGAAGTACTTGACCAATGTTACGCTGAAAGTGCTTCCACAGAGCAACTACCCATCGCCTCCAAGCTCGCCATCTAGACACTCCAAGGAGCATTTGCCAAGCTTGATGACCTTCATTACCAGACTGGTCAGATACACAAACGTTTACACGCCCACATTGCTGGCTACTGTCTGCTACTTGAACAAGCTGAAGAGAATCCTGCCAAAGGATGCTACTGGTCTACCATCCACCATCCACCGTCTATTTCTAGCGTGTCTAATTCTAAGCTCGAAGTGCCACAACGACTCTTCCCCTAAGAACGTCCATTGGGCTCGTTACACCGACGGTCTGTTCAGTCTCGAAGACATCAACCTAATGGAAAGACAACTGTTACAGTTGCTAAACTGGGACATCAATGTCTCCGAGGATGACTTGATTCTTGATCTAAGACCACTGCTGGAACCAATCAAGGAAGATTTGCAAAGGTCGTACTTgcaaagaaagagaatcTACTCAAACAACCAACAAAAGGTAAGCGCAGGCGCATACCACAGTTACAACTACACTAAGGGCCACAATTACACGAATAGCAACAGCTACAACAGTTACAACAGTTACAACAGTTACAACAAGCTCCAGAGCAAATACGTACCAAAGAGTGAGCTATACCATCACAGAAACATTAGTGTTTCGTCTAACCTAAGTTCAACTTCAACGCTAGTGGATAGAAACTCACCACCACACAATTACGTGTACGTATAAGCATTTTCTACAGTAACGATATTCCCATAGGTTCACCTTTCAGTTCAAAGCCTACAAATCATTAAGaggcatttttttttatttcaattttttaaaCTTCAATTCACAATACCCTAGTACAAGAGACTTTTATAGAATTATTATAGACATATATCCAtaggaaaaagaaataactTATTCGTATCTACTTCTACCTTCTACCTTCTACCTTCTACCTTCTACCTTCTATCTTCTATCTTCTCTCCCGTATCAATCCGACACGACTTTATCGATTACTAGCAtctttgttttgttttcatcCAGTTGTGGAAAAgtcaaaaaagaaaagaatatagAAAAGCTAACTTAATCCATACGAATCCCCATAGCAAAGGACCAGGATAGCTTCGCTGGAGGTAGTTTAGTTCTTCCAAGTTCTTCGAATCTTGCAACACTGCCAGCAATTTCTTGTTACCACACACAAACGTTGTCCTTGGACATTCTGTTAGTGTAAGCTGTTCGAATGTTACGGAGatgccattttttttagtattttagtttattctattttaatATGTAGCAAGAAAGCACTCACCTGTCTTTGCATCCAGGGCTGTTGCTCTTCCACCCCCACTCTTTGGTGTGCTTCTTACTTTACTATCGTAAGCTGGTGCAGGTAAAACTTAGTACACACTTATCATATGTACAGTAAACAATTGTCAAAGCCCGGGTTTGCCGAACCTCTGGGCACTTACGTTTAGGCTAACCCATGTTCGTGGACCCCTAGCAACACAGTAATTGACGCAGCTAGCTATATTATCTGCATAATTCCCTCTATCCATTGTACTGTTTCTGGTAAAAAGGGTCCACTGCAATGctttaaagaaaagagcTATATTTTTGTGTTATGCATAGCATCgattacaaaaaaaattttattcttttgtgGAACCAATGGGAAACTACAAGTAACTGCCAGGTAAAATGAACAAACaggaaatttttttttcctgaTATATATAGGAACCCAGTTTGTGGCCAACTATAGCCTTTTCTCAAACTCTGTAATTGGaattctatattttttacttcCTAAGTAAAAGTTTCTTTgtataattattttctttcacaGTTAAAAGTAATACTAAAAATACACTATCAAAAcaatctaaaaaaaaaacatacaATACAATGTCTGCTCAAGAATTAGGTAAGAAGGTCGATGAAACCAACGAACAAGTCGCCGCCAAGGTCGAAGAATCCAAGGAACAATTGGTCGACAAGGTCGACGAAGTAAAGCAAGGTTCTGAGGAAGCTGCTGACAACGCCAAGGCtcaagttgaagaagccAAGGAAAACGCTGCTGAAGCTGTCGAAGAAGCTAAGGAAAAGACCGCTGAAGCTGTCGAAGACGCCAAGGCTAAGACCGAGGAAGCTAAGGACAAGGCCGCCAAGAAGGTCGAAGAAGTTAAGAAGGACTCCAAGAAGGACTCCAAGAAGTctgaaaaggaaaacaagAACTTCTTCTCCAAGTTCACCAAGAAgatctcttctttcttcaactaAGAAGCTGCTTCTAACCTTGTGCTATAATacttcagtttttttttttattttcaatcattttaaaataaaataaaaaaaaagagaattaCTTCGATTTCTGTAAGAGTTACTattcttgattttattttccctATTTATCTTTTTTAAAGTTTCTGTATTTTGCTAATAActaataattaataattaaatttttttcaatatattatcTGTTTAGAAATTTATTTCGCGATTATATTCTCGGTGAATGTTGTTGGGGCATAATACCACAGCTAGAATCCAGTAATTATAGTATTGTCAGAAGTATTTTCAATGTCGATTaaagataagaaaaaaaaatcatataCTTTTATAATATCAGAGTATGATACCTTCAATTTTACTGTAaaattttggcaaaaaaatttgagCGGTACGAGAATCGAACCCGTGTCTCCACCTTGGAAGGGTGGAATGATAACCACTACACTAACCGCCCCTGAGATGTTTGTTGTCTACTCTTGGGTTTTGATTTGCCCTTATTTAGTGCTAGTATATACCGAACCTCAGGAATTTTCTCATACACAGCGGCCCTGAAGGAACTTTCGAGTTAGGTATTTGACtttaattaatttattatataataCGGAACTGTAAATTTAGTTGCCAGCCACGATTTCTTACTACTTCAACGAAAAACATTAAATCTGTAGTTCTTTTAATTGATTATCTTTATGATAGTCTCTTCAAAGACAtttaataattataatGTACATTTCTTACAAAAACATTCATTAAATGTAACTTAATCTGTATACATAATATGCCAGTTTAGTATTGAATGTTATTGATTTATCAATCTTTGGGTTTGGTGTACCAGCAAATGTGATTGTCGGTCAACTAAACATAAATTTCATAtaagaaaacaacaaatatCGTTAGTGTATACGAATAAACATTGATAATAAGTACATATatttatctttatttttacatGTTATGCATTTTTTCGTTATTGTCTTGTTCGGGATGGCTTGCTATTATGGATTCACTAGGAACAGAGACTTTATTAGTATGagatcttttctttatcgtCATTCTTGCGGGCAGTGCTCTCCCCGTTGTAGAATCTTCGATTTCAAATTCCAAGATTTCCTCGTCCACATCGTGTGTCATCTCTTCTGAGGTTCCTCCAAGCTCTTTACAGACTTCTTGACCAACATTTCTTATTGAGAAAGGATAATCCGATGTCAATGGTATAGCACTGATATTATCTGTTATTGGTAAATCAGCAATAGAAGTGTCGTCCTCTAATTCGTCGTCTGCCTCATCTCGTTGATCTGGATTTTCACCAGGGTTTAAATTTGTCTGTGATACATTGGCGGAAGATGGTGCTAGAATCtcaccattttcatcaaacACAGGCAATCTACAAATTGGACATGTTTGTGATCTTTCCATCCAATTTTTTAGACAAGAAAGATGTAAAACATGACCACATGGTAGTTTCTTTGGTTTTTTGCCATCACTTTGATGATGGTGAGGGTTCTCTGACACAAGCTCATCCATACAGACAATGCAAACATTGTCGAAGTTAGGATCGTTATTCAAATCGTCACTAGTCATAGTTGGGAGTTTTGTATCCAGTTGTTTACTATTTTTCCAGATCGCCAACAAGGACTTAGAGTTCATATAAAGGACCCATACGTCGACGAATATGTCCTTCACTAGCATCAAAGGCAAATTGAGTACCATCGCCATCACTACATGAACCAATGTCTGCAAAAACCTTGTTACAACATCAATCAGTTTCTCATACATGAATTTACCTTCTAACCCATTGAATTGGGAGTCACCGTCTTCAGATTCTGTGTCAGCATCTTCAGCAGATATGGAGTTGAATGTAGGGTTATTCTGTGAGAACTTTCTCGACAAGTGAAATTCGTAAAATTGTAGTCCAGTGTTCAATATCAAGTTAACTAGGTCTATCATCAAGTTTGTGAACTCCATGGCTTGCATGATGTAGATTAATGCTCTCTGTGTGAGAGGGGAACCTCCGCCGAGGACGATGGAATTGGTGCCAGCCGTGAAGATCGAACTTGCAATGTTGTAAGCCGTGGAGACACAGAACGAAATCACGTAAGAGTCAATTACCACAAGCAACAGCAAGTTACAAATGTACCGGTTCACTAGCAAATCCTTCCATCTGGTATCCTCATTGATTCCTTGCAACAACAGGTCCAGCCTATCCCTTAAAATCCAATGGAACACCTTCATGTATAGCAACACCAATGCGCATGTGGCCAATGTGAAGAAGTACTTCTCATTGAAAGTGGAAAACATGAATATAGTGTTTATCACTGCGAAAGGCAATCTCTCGAAGATATGCTCATGTTCTATAATGCGCAGTTCCCCAAACAGCATGCTCGTCAGGAACTGCCACAGCAGTGTCGAGTTCAGCAACGTGAACACAGTTATAATCAGTATATTGAACCCTTCAGACAGCTTCAGAGCTATCTGCAAGAAGGACACACTGCTCTGACAAGCCGATATAACACAGTATATCGTCAGCACATACGTGATGGCAGTAAAAATCAGAAACTCCCGCTTGTGTATAGCCGTCAACATCTTCACCTTCGCCTTCTCTTACCATCAGCGTTACTGCTATTCTGGCACTACTACAGAAGAACGACGGAACAGCACTCGCACCCGTCTCTTATATATGGTCCAAGGCACCAGGGCTCATAATGGAGTGCCATTTCCTCATTGCTCATTACAAAATATAGGGACATACCCATAGACGACATAGTTAAGAGGTTCTCAACAATGGCATATTGTTGAAATCAGTCTAAACATAGGATTACAACAGATATAGTCCTGAGATAGGTGAAGCTGGGCACTGAAGTGCTATGCTGATTTGTACCCCCCCCATCGATTTCATTACCAGCTGTAGCTTTCCTTCAAAAGCATTTATGAGATGTCTTatgtttcaattttaaGTTTTAGGTTcattttatattaaaattatagaaataaaaaagagtATACACATTCCATTAATATTACAACTTGTATTTTGTTAGGTTTTTGGGCAGTATTCCGATAGAGTATGACAAATATGTAATTTCCAAtaagagagagagaaaaaaaataggaTCGAAAGCGGAAAAAATCAGTTTCTGTTCTTCTTACCCATCTCTACCTTCAACAGCAGAGCCTTGTTGATGTGTGGCAACACACCACCGGATGCGATAGTGGCTCTGATCAGAGAATCCAGCTCGTCGTCACCCCTGATCGCAAGTTGCAAATGTCTAGGCGTGATTCTCTTCACCTTCAGGTCCTTGGCAGCATTACCAGCCAGCTCTAGCACTTCCGCAGTCAGATACTCCAACACCGCAGTCAGATATATAGCAGCCTTAGACCCCACACGCGCCTTACCGCTGGCGCTCCTCTTCAAATACCTCTTGATTCTTCCCACAGGAAACTGTAACCCAGCCCTCGCAGAACTAGACTGCGCACGCATCCCATCCTTCGCACCAGACTTACCTTTACCTCCATGCATCTTACCAGACATTGTGTTTTTACTTGTCTTTTATTTGTAGAGGAAAGTAGCTTGTAGTTTGTAGCTTGTAGATATAGTTATAGttatttgttttgatttttgatttttgatttttgatttttgattttttgatttttggCGAAAGTCAGAATCCCAAAAAGTCGCGCGATGAGCACAAAGGGTTTTCTACTGTAAGGCAATGGATCCCCTACAACGCGTTACTACGGGcttttctctctttctccTCTCCTTCTCCCCCTTCTCCCTTCCTTCTACGGCTCTTTCTATACAAAACAAACACGTGATAATATATACATCTATACGTACTTGATCACATGTATTACCCGTTGATAAGTATTTAATACACGTGATATACAATTGTACGTGTATCACATGATTGACGTATCAAATGATTACACATACTGATACACGGTACGGCACCtgatatacatatatacgGGTGTACACATACTGAAGTACGGGATATCACATGATTCAGACACACATACACTTACTCGCAATGCTATTTCATGCAAGCGATAATAACAACCCGGTTCAAGAATATCCAGATAGTACATGCTGGTCTGTATATAGGTTTACTCCTTTTAACTACATAAAACCCCCCTTGAGGCATGGGAAATCATTATCTTTGGGAGTTTTCGAGTCCTTTGTGCGGGCTTCTCTGTGGGGATCAACCTcttttttggcaaaaaaatCACAAAACTCGATGTGATGTGATGTGATGTGATGTGATGATCgcaactgaaaaaaaatacaaaataaaataaaaaaaaaaatggctcAGCGATGATCCAAATTATATAAAGAGCTGTATATAACAAATATTTCTAACTCAAAGGAAAACGATCATCCGCTCTGACAAACATGCTTCCGTCTCTCTTCttggtgctggtgctggtgctgtGCTCGGGATCGAGCGGGTACTCCGTCGCTGATCAGTACGCCCCGAAGCTGGCGTACTGCCCCAGCGATGATATAAACCTGGTGCGAGAGGCCTCAGGGCTGTCCCAGAACGAGACTCAGTGGCTGCAAAGAAGAGACGTGCGCACAAAGGAAGCGCTGCATAACTTCTTGCAGCGCGCCACGTCCTCTTCGCAAAACTTCACGCAGCTGTTCCATCGCATATTCGACGCCGGGATGGTGCCGAGGATAGGGATCGCAGTGTCCGGCGGTGGCTACAGGTCGATGCTTACCGGTGCAGGTATACTGTCTGCATTCGACAACAGGACGCGCGGCGCCATGGATCACGGTCTCGGGGGCATTCTGCAGAGCACCACATACATGACAGGCTGCTCGGGCGGTAACTGGCTGGTCGCCTCGTTGTCCTGGAATAACTGGACCTCGGTACAGGATATCCTGGACATGAACTACGACCGCAAGACGGCTAGGAAACAGGGCAAAATCACTAAGGACCCTATATGGGACCTGAGCGACTCGATCGTGTCCCCAGGCGGTCTCAACATCATCAAGACCGCTCGTAGATGGGACCACATCACCAATGCAGTGAAGGCTAAACAGGAGGCCGGCTTCAACACATCGCTGGCAGACGTATGGGGCAGGGCCCTATCTTACAAGTTCTTCCCTACTTTGGAGAGAGGTGGTATTGATTACACTTGGTCCTCTCTGAGAGACTCTCCTATCTTCCAAGCAGGTGACATGCCTCTACCGATCACAGTGGCCGACGGCCGTTACCCAGGCTCCAACGCTATCGCACTGAACGCTACCGTCTTCGAGTTCAACCCATTCGAAATGGGCTCGTGGGATCCCTCACTAAACGCATTCACAGACGTCAAATACCTGGGGACAAATGTCACGAACGGTAAGCCAGTGGCTCACACGGCCAAAAAATGTATCGAAGGTTTTGATAATACAGCATTCATCATGGGTAcatcatcaaatttgtTCAACCAATTTTTACTAAGAATCAACTCCACACATTTACCTAATTTCGTCACCAAATGGGCAACAAACCTTCTAAAAAGTTGGGCTCATGAGTTCAACGACGTAGCAGTCTATAACCCCAACCCTTTCAAAGATACACGCTACGTGATGGAGAACTTCAGTACTAGTATCGTTGACAGCGAACACCTTTACTTGGTCGACGGtggtgaagatgatgagAATGTTCCATTAATCCCGTTATTGCAAAGAGACCGTGACTTGGATATTATCTTTGCTATTGATAATTCGGCAGATAACAAGCTGCAATGGCCTGATGGATCTTCTCTTGTTCACACATATGAAAGACAATTCGTTCTGCAAGGACAGAAAATCGCATTCCCACATATCCCCGATACCAATACTTTCATCAATCTCGGTTTAAATAAGAGACCAACGTTCTTTGGTTGCAATGCTACCAATATGACAAGCTTAAAATATATACCACCATTGGTTGTGTACTACCCAAACTCTGAATACTCCTTCAACAGCAATCAAAGTGCCTTTAAGCTCTCCTATTCTAGGGACCAAATGGCTAATATGATATCGAATGGGTTTGAGATAGCCACTAGGAATAATTTTACCGACGACCCAGAGTTCATAGGGTGCATAGCATGTGCCAtcatgaaaagaaaacaagaagCACTTGATCTAGAACTGCCATCAGAGTGTGAAAGGTGCTTAGCCAGGTATTGTTGGGACGGTACTGTGGATGACACACCACTAGATGAATTGAAACAAGATGTTCATCATTCCTTCATCAACCCAGAGGAGGATAAAGATGGTGATGGTATTGACGACTACTCAGATGAAGATTTTACAGACGATGACGTAGATGACTATCACTTCTTTCACTATTCAAATGTAGACGAGATTCACCATGCGGCAACATATACCGGCAAGCTTTTACCGACAGGAGCAATTGATAAAGGCTCAAACAAACCCTTGATAAATTTATCTTCGAAGCTAGGTATTCCTGCAACTTCCATTGCATATGCGATAGTGACATTCATTTGCACTTTATCCGCATCTTTATTATAGAAGGAATTATTACTTGCTTTCTACTATGAGGATTTATTTGTGGTTGAAGGCTTTCCCTTTTTTATAGACATTCTGTAACTGGTTGATAACTGAAACATTTTGGAAAGTCaactcccccccccccctcccGTAGGCATATATCATGTATAGACTATATTATATCGAACTTCATTCGATTCTTCTCAAAGAATTATTTACCTCTGCCTACTCTGGTATTCATTCAATAACTATGACTTGAATCAACTACCAGGCTATATTTTGCTCAACTCAAGTAATTTTCACAGACAAGTCCGTACAGCTTTCATTTGTAAGgtgaaaattttgaaaaattttgaaaaaaattttgagatgctcatcgcaaaattcGAATGCATAGTATAGAATAATTGTATGAATTGATCATCTATAGTCAGGAGAGGAACGtcttattcaaaaattttcaaaccCATATTGTCAGGAGATTATTCTATTAGAACTAGAAAGGCAAGTAAtcttttcagtttttaCCAAGTGAAACAATGTCGTCCCAATATGTGGTTTTCCAGGGACCTGAGAATTTTAGACATAGGATTATCTTTGCAACTTTATCAGGTAAGCCAATTAAAATAGAGAAGATACGTTCCCAGGATTTGAATCCCGGTTTGAGGGACCATGAAGTGTCATTTTTAAGACTTATGGAAGCTGTGACCAATGGTAGTGTTATAGAAATATCATATACTGGTACTACTGTCATCTATAGACCTGGTATTATCATTGGTGGCCCTTATACACATACATGCCCTCCATCTAAGCCAGTAGGATATTTTGTGGAGCCCATGCTATATTTGGCGCCattttcaaagaagaagttttCCATAGTATTCAAAGGTATCACCGCCTCACATAACGATGCTGGTATAGAGGCTATAAAATGGGGTTTAATGCCTGTCATGGAAAAGTTTGGTGTGAGAGAATGTGCGTTACATACACTGAAACGTGGGTCTCCACCACAAGGTGGTGGTGAGGTTCACTTAGTTGTAGATTCTCTAATTGCCCAGCCGATAACAATGCATGAGTTAGACAGACCAGTGATATCATCTATAAGAGGTGTTGCATATTCTACGCGTGTGAGTCCGTCGATGGTAAATAGAATGATAGATGGTGCTAAACAAGTCTTGAAAAATGTTAAATGTGAAGTTAACATCACCGCAGATGTCTGGAGAGGAGAAAACTCTGGTAAAAGTCCAGGTTGGGGTATTACAATTGTAGCTGAGACAAAAAAGAAGGGCTGGTGTTACTTTGCTGAAGAAAtaggtggctctggtgaTATACCAGAAGAGATAGGTTCTAAGGTAGCCTACAAACTTATAGAAGAGATATCAAAGAGTGCCGCAGTTGACAGAAATCAACTACCACTTGCTATAACGTATATGGTCATTggaaaagaagatattggCAGACTTAGAATAACAAGAGAACAGGTGGACGAAAGATTTATC
Encoded proteins:
- a CDS encoding uncharacterized protein (CAGL0E02211g~Protein of unknown function), coding for MFDEVGIIAVIEVTMTSTPIANYPITQLPNYTNSIVKEIGVLFILKMDEVALTQTLKCFNFWRSQL
- the HTZ1 gene encoding histone H2AZ (CAGL0E02315g~Ortholog(s) have chromatin binding activity), translating into MSGKMHGGKGKSGAKDGMRAQSSSARAGLQFPVGRIKRYLKRSASGKARVGSKAAIYLTAVLEYLTAEVLELAGNAAKDLKVKRITPRHLQLAIRGDDELDSLIRATIASGGVLPHINKALLLKVEMGKKNRN
- the MDY2 gene encoding Mdy2p (CAGL0E02167g~Ortholog(s) have role in cell morphogenesis involved in conjugation with cellular fusion, posttranslational protein targeting to endoplasmic reticulum membrane, protein insertion into ER membrane), which translates into the protein MATPEFEFASKFLTLATLQEPKFAQNYQKPLKDVNSIGVALPALKYKYDPTRVSKQLPSGADATASVELTLKSIRPPKFTFTDKFGSDATVFTVKQRVVDEGHCRHIQSVKLLLKGKVLHDNMVLKDLGVSNAAITVMIAKEEEIKSTPPTIEARTPASVPWSDIQALLNNKVANADEAKTMFEQLQKGYELAQQSSTPQLD
- the PCL1 gene encoding Pcl1p (CAGL0E02233g~Protein of unknown function) is translated as MSEYKKALHVLMKSPVTDDIVKYLTNVTLKVLPQSNYPSPPSSPSRHSKEHLPSLMTFITRLVRYTNVYTPTLLATVCYLNKLKRILPKDATGLPSTIHRLFLACLILSSKCHNDSSPKNVHWARYTDGLFSLEDINLMERQLLQLLNWDINVSEDDLILDLRPLLEPIKEDLQRSYLQRKRIYSNNQQKVSAGAYHSYNYTKGHNYTNSNSYNSYNSYNSYNKLQSKYVPKSELYHHRNISVSSNLSSTSTLVDRNSPPHNYVYV
- the HRD1 gene encoding E3 ubiquitin-protein ligase HRD1 (CAGL0E02299g~Ortholog(s) have ubiquitin-protein transferase activity); amino-acid sequence: MLTAIHKREFLIFTAITYVLTIYCVISACQSSVSFLQIALKLSEGFNILIITVFTLLNSTLLWQFLTSMLFGELRIIEHEHIFERLPFAVINTIFMFSTFNEKYFFTLATCALVLLYMKVFHWILRDRLDLLLQGINEDTRWKDLLVNRYICNLLLLVVIDSYVISFCVSTAYNIASSIFTAGTNSIVLGGGSPLTQRALIYIMQAMEFTNLMIDLVNLILNTGLQFYEFHLSRKFSQNNPTFNSISAEDADTESEDGDSQFNGLEGKFMYEKLIDVVTRFLQTLVHVVMAMVLNLPLMLVKDIFVDVWVLYMNSKSLLAIWKNSKQLDTKLPTMTSDDLNNDPNFDNVCIVCMDELVSENPHHHQSDGKKPKKLPCGHVLHLSCLKNWMERSQTCPICRLPVFDENGEILAPSSANVSQTNLNPGENPDQRDEADDELEDDTSIADLPITDNISAIPLTSDYPFSIRNVGQEVCKELGGTSEEMTHDVDEEILEFEIEDSTTGRALPARMTIKKRSHTNKVSVPSESIIASHPEQDNNEKMHNM
- the ZEO1 gene encoding Zeo1p (CAGL0E02255g~Ortholog(s) have role in fungal-type cell wall organization and extrinsic component of plasma membrane, mitochondrial outer membrane localization) gives rise to the protein MSAQELGKKVDETNEQVAAKVEESKEQLVDKVDEVKQGSEEAADNAKAQVEEAKENAAEAVEEAKEKTAEAVEDAKAKTEEAKDKAAKKVEEVKKDSKKDSKKSEKENKNFFSKFTKKISSFFN
- the SHR5 gene encoding Shr5p (CAGL0E02189g~Ortholog(s) have palmitoyltransferase activity, role in protein palmitoylation, protein targeting to membrane and endoplasmic reticulum palmitoyltransferase complex, extrinsic component of endoplasmic reticulum membrane localization) — protein: MDSSTLQDGMVSTINSGTLSKQPTDMYTDLEDNENRFYTNSDVILEEGTLGSSLGRSSRRTHEKGEDVQDPVFFNVHEVTESYFADITNPTVFRDHDEDHSLCVTHFMNVYASQDSRLFEETRVVRIPRRFDMGNRWYPMFSDLLPGSEPGAILHDTDGLQFVPRGITQDGNVYGYSSVSPLSLYLTQQHFQEIVTTINDILLATYSTYGFYNILNIILEVFTLGLWSYVCKRINYALSIDPMKRLDVYVRELNASPAFVEAQIKLINPRDSGFLSLDFQIPKPKSISTQ